A single Armatimonadota bacterium DNA region contains:
- a CDS encoding phosphodiester glycosidase family protein, translating into MRLAWLVLAALVPVVAPAQVWEKLIAPGIVYHMEVDNSVPRVVHAIRFSSSAPNVKAVPTLAQGTVFGQQDDRKGREVLTETVKKGEALIGVNGDFFPWTGDPLGAMVRDGELVSRPFPGRSVFAWSAGFGGVSRLTWTGQAGFKGATVELDGLNELCSKNKTVLNTSWAGYALAEGANVHVILDIAGPLTPTCKLSGKVVATVTDEDRVPVGRSQMVVTATGADAARWKSLVKGDEVTLDSKTQGLDWSRAKNVVGGGPVIVVQGKPVIAWDAEDFNTEFATKRHPRTAIGSTANGDVWIAVIEGRQTLSVGATIEEAGVIMARLGCRDAVNLDGGGSSELVIGGAIVNRPSDGSERPLANCVLLFGEPVPLEDGEYVIQGKARLAVGSATDYKVVDGRGKPVPGSTIVWTATGDAWIDQSGRLRALQPGKATVQALVGGKVLKIVVTLEAPPKAGSKG; encoded by the coding sequence ATGCGCCTAGCGTGGCTGGTCTTGGCGGCTTTGGTTCCGGTCGTCGCCCCCGCCCAGGTCTGGGAAAAGCTCATCGCGCCCGGGATCGTGTACCACATGGAGGTCGACAACTCCGTCCCTCGGGTCGTCCACGCTATAAGGTTCTCCTCCTCGGCCCCGAACGTCAAAGCCGTACCGACCTTGGCCCAAGGGACCGTTTTCGGCCAACAGGACGATCGCAAAGGTCGCGAAGTCTTGACGGAGACGGTGAAGAAGGGCGAAGCCCTCATCGGCGTCAACGGAGATTTCTTCCCTTGGACGGGCGACCCGCTCGGGGCGATGGTACGGGACGGCGAACTCGTCAGTCGGCCGTTCCCGGGCCGGTCCGTGTTCGCATGGTCGGCGGGTTTCGGTGGCGTGTCCCGATTGACATGGACGGGCCAGGCCGGGTTCAAAGGCGCGACGGTCGAGTTGGACGGACTGAACGAACTGTGTTCGAAGAATAAGACGGTGCTCAACACGTCATGGGCCGGATACGCCCTAGCCGAGGGTGCCAACGTCCACGTGATCCTCGATATCGCAGGGCCGTTGACCCCGACGTGCAAGCTCTCGGGCAAGGTCGTGGCGACCGTGACCGACGAAGACCGTGTTCCCGTCGGGCGCAGTCAGATGGTCGTGACCGCCACCGGGGCCGATGCGGCCCGATGGAAGAGTCTGGTCAAAGGTGACGAGGTCACGTTGGACAGCAAGACTCAGGGGCTGGATTGGTCCCGAGCGAAGAACGTGGTCGGCGGCGGGCCGGTGATCGTCGTCCAAGGCAAACCGGTGATCGCATGGGACGCCGAGGATTTCAATACGGAGTTCGCGACGAAACGCCATCCCCGGACGGCGATCGGTTCGACGGCCAACGGAGACGTTTGGATCGCGGTCATCGAAGGCCGTCAGACCCTGAGCGTGGGTGCGACGATCGAAGAAGCAGGGGTCATCATGGCTCGTTTGGGGTGCCGCGACGCCGTCAATCTGGACGGTGGCGGAAGCAGCGAACTCGTGATCGGCGGCGCGATCGTCAACCGACCGAGCGACGGGTCCGAACGACCTTTGGCGAACTGTGTCCTCCTCTTCGGCGAGCCGGTCCCCTTAGAAGACGGCGAGTACGTGATCCAGGGCAAGGCCCGCTTAGCGGTGGGTTCGGCGACGGACTACAAGGTCGTCGACGGTCGCGGGAAACCCGTACCGGGTTCGACGATCGTTTGGACGGCGACCGGGGACGCATGGATCGACCAGAGCGGGAGGCTCCGTGCGTTGCAGCCGGGAAAGGCGACCGTCCAGGCCTTGGTCGGCGGAAAGGTGCTCAAGATCGTCGTCACTCTCGAAGCCCCACCGAAAGCCGGATCGAAGGGGTAA
- a CDS encoding LD-carboxypeptidase produces the protein MLKPRALCPGAHVRIVSPASPTTSESMENGIKLLESQGYRVSLGDNVLAKDGYLAGSDAERAGDVQAAFDDPEVDAVLCSRGGYGCARLMPYLDLDRIAGSGKPFVGFSDVTTLHLALNRRGLVTYHAPMLLSFSVDREPWVVESFQNLLKGEDPFVAGSPRGEAIRGGVAEGALTGGCLCLLTDSIGTPDPLDCDGRIVLIEDVDEHPHRVDAMLTHLLNTGQLQKAAGIVVGEMTGTDEKVDPKIGAWPWRRIVEDRLGSLDVPTVVNFPFGHMRGMLSLPLGLRVRLDADAGRLTLLEAACA, from the coding sequence ATGCTCAAACCTCGCGCGCTCTGTCCTGGGGCGCACGTGCGGATCGTCTCGCCGGCTTCGCCCACGACGTCCGAGTCCATGGAAAACGGGATCAAGCTTCTTGAATCGCAAGGTTATAGGGTCTCGCTCGGAGACAACGTGCTAGCCAAGGACGGATATCTGGCCGGCTCGGACGCGGAGAGGGCGGGCGACGTCCAGGCTGCGTTCGACGATCCAGAGGTGGACGCGGTCCTGTGTTCAAGGGGCGGCTACGGGTGTGCAAGGCTGATGCCTTACTTGGACCTCGACCGCATCGCGGGTTCGGGCAAACCGTTCGTCGGCTTCAGCGACGTCACGACCCTGCACTTGGCCTTGAACCGCCGTGGACTGGTCACCTATCACGCACCGATGCTGTTGTCGTTCTCCGTCGACCGAGAACCCTGGGTCGTCGAGTCGTTCCAAAACCTGCTCAAAGGCGAAGACCCGTTCGTCGCAGGCTCGCCTCGCGGTGAAGCGATCCGGGGCGGCGTCGCGGAAGGGGCCTTGACGGGCGGTTGCCTTTGCCTTCTGACGGACAGCATCGGTACTCCCGACCCGCTGGACTGCGACGGCCGGATCGTCCTGATCGAGGACGTCGACGAACATCCGCACCGGGTCGATGCGATGTTGACGCACCTCTTGAACACGGGGCAGCTTCAAAAGGCGGCCGGCATCGTGGTCGGAGAGATGACCGGGACGGACGAAAAGGTCGATCCAAAGATCGGCGCTTGGCCCTGGAGGCGCATCGTCGAGGACCGTTTGGGCTCTCTCGACGTCCCTACCGTTGTGAACTTTCCGTTCGGACACATGAGGGGGATGCTGAGCCTGCCGCTCGGATTGCGGGTCCGGCTCGATGCTGACGCGGGCCGATTGACCCTGCTGGAGGCGGCATGCGCCTAG
- a CDS encoding DNA-3-methyladenine glycosylase, producing MPLQEDLRTMPVAESAKRVLGCILVAGPCRARIVEVEAYGGESDPASHAWRGPTPRTAVMYGAPGTSYVYFTYGNHWMLNVVARPEGEASAVLIRAAEPLEGLETMSARRPKALRDSDLLSGPGKLCQAFGIDRSFNGLDLFDPASPLTLAEEGPPTAIAVDVRIGIAVGRGELEPLRFVDAGRVSWASKPWPKL from the coding sequence ATGCCCCTTCAGGAAGACCTTCGGACGATGCCTGTGGCGGAGTCCGCAAAGCGGGTCTTAGGGTGCATCCTCGTGGCTGGACCCTGTCGGGCCCGGATCGTCGAAGTCGAGGCGTACGGCGGCGAGTCGGATCCGGCAAGCCACGCCTGGAGGGGGCCGACCCCGCGGACGGCCGTGATGTACGGCGCCCCGGGAACGTCGTACGTCTACTTCACTTACGGCAACCACTGGATGCTGAACGTCGTCGCGAGGCCTGAAGGCGAAGCTTCAGCGGTCCTGATCCGCGCGGCTGAGCCGTTGGAGGGGCTCGAGACGATGTCGGCCCGAAGGCCCAAGGCCCTTCGGGACAGCGATCTCCTGTCCGGGCCCGGCAAGCTCTGTCAGGCGTTCGGCATCGATCGGTCGTTCAATGGACTCGACCTCTTCGATCCCGCTTCACCGCTCACGCTTGCCGAAGAAGGCCCGCCCACCGCCATCGCGGTCGATGTCCGTATCGGTATCGCCGTCGGCCGAGGCGAACTCGAGCCGCTTCGTTTCGTCGACGCAGGGCGCGTCTCTTGGGCTTCCAAGCCCTGGCCGAAGCTGTGA
- a CDS encoding DEAD/DEAH box helicase, with protein sequence MRCCVVDASVPRWSDTPLTLHKALTDRLAETGIDRFYEHQAEAIAASTAGQDVMVVTGTGSGKTLCYNVPVIESCLSEPKARALYLFPTKALAQDQAQKLTALLPEGLTCGTYDGDTNQASRSLIRKRAHIVLTNPDMLHVGVLPHHENWKDVLKSLRYIVVDEAHVYRGVFGSHVGGVLRRLLRLCEWYRSRPQVMACSATIANPGELFGKLTGRTPVLVRDDSAAKGRRHVVLVAPPETEEGFSPNRDAASLLAEFVSNGLRTLAFSRARTTTELVVRQARAILEKQGGDPSWVDSYRGGYTPKERRDIEKALFSGRLRGLSTTNAMELGVDVGGLDAVVLNGYPGTVSSFWQQVGRAGRGARDSLAVMLAHADPLEQFLVRSPDLLLDKPVESAVLDPENPDVLQRQLLCAAHERPIGEEELTRFGPGASDAVAALVADGSCRWSAGRLFFASYESPAMSTDIRGSGSEKVLILEGASPLAEMEEWRAPQQAHEGAVYLHRGRSYIVEALDLERRVARVRAEEPDYFTQAIVQSLVESTVPIEVDGDWTLCGVRVTTHVPSYVRKRSDGDGVLDETPLDLPPRTKDTVGVRWDLAGLTVEQAGVVHALEHALLSVAPVIAGCDRNDLGSCWYVLCPDTMAPALYVFDAVPGGVGLAARLFHERRAWLEQASTLLRSCSCADGCPACLLVSQCESGNDPLDKPGAFGILTSELER encoded by the coding sequence TTGAGGTGTTGCGTCGTCGATGCGTCCGTACCCCGATGGTCTGACACGCCCCTTACCCTTCACAAGGCCCTCACCGACCGCCTTGCCGAGACGGGGATCGACCGCTTCTACGAACATCAGGCTGAGGCGATCGCCGCAAGTACGGCCGGTCAAGACGTCATGGTCGTCACGGGGACGGGCAGCGGCAAGACCCTTTGCTACAACGTTCCCGTCATCGAGTCGTGCCTCAGTGAGCCGAAGGCGAGGGCCCTCTATCTCTTTCCGACCAAAGCCTTGGCCCAAGACCAAGCGCAGAAGCTCACCGCGCTCTTGCCGGAAGGGCTCACGTGCGGCACTTATGACGGGGACACCAACCAGGCGAGCCGCTCCCTGATCCGGAAACGCGCCCATATCGTGCTGACCAATCCGGACATGTTGCACGTCGGCGTGTTGCCGCACCACGAAAACTGGAAGGACGTCTTGAAATCTTTGCGGTACATCGTGGTCGACGAGGCACACGTCTACCGCGGGGTCTTCGGGTCGCACGTCGGGGGTGTCTTGCGGCGACTCTTGCGGTTGTGCGAGTGGTACCGCAGCCGCCCCCAGGTCATGGCCTGTAGCGCGACGATCGCGAATCCCGGGGAACTGTTCGGAAAGCTGACCGGAAGGACGCCGGTGCTCGTGCGGGACGATTCGGCGGCGAAGGGCCGGCGCCATGTCGTCCTCGTCGCCCCGCCAGAGACAGAAGAGGGATTCAGTCCGAACCGTGACGCGGCCTCGCTCTTGGCCGAGTTCGTATCCAACGGACTTCGGACACTGGCGTTCTCACGTGCTCGGACGACGACCGAACTGGTCGTCCGGCAAGCCCGAGCGATCCTGGAGAAGCAAGGTGGCGACCCGTCCTGGGTCGATAGCTATCGTGGAGGCTACACGCCTAAGGAGCGAAGGGACATCGAGAAGGCCCTCTTTTCGGGACGACTCCGGGGCCTGTCGACGACGAACGCGATGGAACTCGGTGTCGACGTCGGTGGTCTCGATGCGGTCGTCCTCAACGGCTATCCCGGCACCGTCAGTTCGTTTTGGCAACAGGTCGGCCGCGCGGGCCGAGGCGCCCGTGACAGCTTGGCCGTCATGCTGGCCCACGCCGACCCGCTCGAACAGTTCTTGGTCCGGTCCCCCGACCTGCTTCTGGACAAGCCTGTCGAATCGGCCGTCCTCGACCCAGAGAACCCGGACGTGCTCCAGCGGCAACTGTTGTGCGCGGCGCACGAGAGACCGATCGGCGAAGAGGAGCTGACGCGGTTCGGACCGGGGGCTTCGGACGCCGTCGCTGCACTGGTCGCGGACGGATCGTGCCGGTGGTCGGCGGGAAGGCTGTTCTTCGCCTCGTACGAGAGTCCGGCCATGTCCACCGACATCCGAGGATCGGGCTCTGAAAAGGTCTTGATCCTCGAAGGGGCGTCCCCTTTGGCCGAAATGGAGGAATGGCGGGCGCCACAACAGGCGCACGAAGGGGCCGTGTACCTTCACCGTGGACGGTCTTATATCGTGGAGGCCCTCGACCTCGAACGGCGCGTCGCGCGCGTACGGGCCGAGGAGCCCGACTACTTCACGCAAGCCATCGTCCAATCCCTCGTCGAGTCGACGGTCCCCATCGAAGTCGACGGAGACTGGACGCTGTGCGGGGTCAGGGTGACGACGCACGTTCCGAGTTACGTCCGCAAGCGGTCGGACGGGGACGGCGTTCTGGACGAGACGCCCCTTGACCTTCCGCCTCGCACGAAAGATACGGTCGGGGTCAGATGGGATCTGGCAGGTCTGACGGTCGAACAGGCCGGGGTGGTCCATGCCCTAGAGCACGCCCTTCTCTCCGTGGCCCCGGTCATCGCGGGTTGCGATCGGAACGATCTCGGAAGCTGTTGGTACGTCCTGTGCCCGGATACGATGGCTCCGGCGCTTTACGTCTTCGATGCGGTACCCGGAGGCGTCGGACTGGCTGCCCGCCTTTTCCACGAGCGACGGGCCTGGTTGGAACAGGCATCGACGCTCCTTCGTTCTTGTTCTTGCGCGGACGGTTGTCCGGCCTGCCTCCTGGTCTCGCAGTGCGAAAGCGGAAACGACCCCCTGGACAAGCCGGGCGCGTTCGGCATCCTGACTTCGGAACTGGAACGGTAG
- the tatC gene encoding twin-arginine translocase subunit TatC produces the protein MALAKTRTRRNFSDDPEEFRATLGEHIDELRTRLIRVAVFLVVASVIGWFGAVPLYKFLEKDVRKSIPNWLDYREVFPTFTEPFMLQMRVAFVIGLAFTVPYALWHVWQFVKPGLKPNERRPVKAMVPVSALLFLLGCAVGWLMVPPTVTWFCSFFRDFQGSTLYQAPGTMVFLLIKLVFAFGIGFQLPIVTFVLTKVGLISSESLFRYWRHATVAIFILSMVLTPSGDPFTMMAMAAPLTVLFFGSVWAVKLTSKDKGRENPDHELNNLD, from the coding sequence ATGGCCCTTGCCAAAACCCGAACGCGTAGGAACTTCTCGGACGATCCCGAGGAGTTCCGCGCTACGTTAGGCGAGCACATCGACGAACTCCGCACGCGGTTGATCCGCGTCGCCGTGTTCCTCGTCGTCGCGTCCGTGATCGGTTGGTTCGGCGCCGTGCCGCTCTATAAGTTCCTGGAGAAGGACGTCCGGAAGTCGATCCCCAACTGGCTGGACTACCGCGAGGTCTTCCCGACGTTCACCGAGCCCTTCATGCTCCAAATGAGGGTCGCGTTCGTGATCGGCCTGGCCTTCACGGTCCCCTACGCCCTGTGGCACGTCTGGCAGTTCGTAAAACCGGGCCTTAAACCCAACGAACGGCGGCCCGTCAAGGCGATGGTCCCCGTCAGCGCGCTGCTCTTCCTCTTGGGATGTGCGGTCGGATGGCTCATGGTGCCACCGACCGTCACTTGGTTCTGCTCGTTCTTCCGCGACTTCCAAGGCTCGACGCTCTATCAGGCGCCCGGCACGATGGTCTTCCTCTTGATCAAGCTCGTGTTCGCCTTCGGGATCGGGTTCCAGCTTCCGATCGTCACGTTCGTTCTTACGAAGGTCGGGCTCATTTCGAGCGAGTCGTTGTTCCGCTACTGGCGTCACGCCACGGTCGCGATCTTCATCCTGTCGATGGTCTTGACACCGTCGGGCGATCCCTTCACGATGATGGCGATGGCGGCCCCGCTGACCGTTCTCTTCTTCGGATCGGTCTGGGCCGTCAAGCTGACGTCCAAGGACAAAGGCAGGGAAAACCCTGACCACGAACTCAACAATCTCGACTGA